One window of Microbacterium sp. Root61 genomic DNA carries:
- a CDS encoding J domain-containing protein, with protein sequence MFDSPLSASAYEVLGVLPAVDEEALRKAYRLRLRQTHPDTGGDAAVFIQVQRAWELVGTPDARAAYDRGHGFADAPAPEWSGWRAPAAQNDTRPRARSHGQPGGWRRERYLTLIREWAGRGVTLADPYDPALVRSAPHGIRRLLADALAEEATARIVGDLGMGYTVWHDVAAGGRDADPEAKLDHIVLGPSGLYGVLSEDFGGPVRVRRGDLIGDGVDGSPVGTLLARMRVMARAAGVRFSGAIVVLPDEDVLSVIDEIGKVRGIPVAIVARSALSTVLRRGITGSRSMGGNEVFDVRTRLQQTARFV encoded by the coding sequence GTGTTCGACAGCCCACTGTCCGCGTCGGCCTACGAGGTGCTCGGAGTCCTGCCCGCCGTCGATGAGGAGGCGCTGCGCAAGGCGTATCGTCTGCGGCTGCGCCAGACGCATCCCGACACCGGTGGCGATGCGGCCGTCTTCATTCAGGTGCAGCGCGCGTGGGAGCTCGTCGGCACGCCCGACGCCCGCGCCGCCTACGACCGCGGGCACGGCTTCGCGGATGCCCCGGCGCCGGAGTGGTCGGGATGGCGTGCGCCTGCCGCGCAGAACGACACCCGTCCCCGTGCCCGTTCCCACGGGCAGCCGGGCGGCTGGCGGCGCGAGCGCTACCTCACGCTGATCCGGGAGTGGGCGGGGCGCGGTGTGACGCTCGCCGACCCGTACGACCCCGCCCTGGTGCGGTCGGCGCCGCACGGCATCCGGCGGCTGCTGGCCGACGCGCTCGCCGAGGAGGCCACGGCCCGCATCGTCGGCGACCTGGGCATGGGCTACACGGTGTGGCACGACGTGGCGGCCGGCGGGAGGGATGCCGACCCCGAGGCGAAGCTCGACCACATCGTGCTCGGCCCGAGCGGGCTCTACGGAGTGTTGTCGGAGGACTTCGGCGGGCCGGTGCGCGTGCGCCGCGGCGACCTGATCGGCGACGGCGTGGACGGCTCGCCGGTCGGGACGCTGCTGGCACGGATGCGGGTGATGGCCCGGGCGGCCGGGGTGCGCTTCAGCGGTGCGATCGTGGTGCTGCCTGACGAGGACGTACTGAGCGTGATCGACGAGATCGGGAAGGTCCGCGGCATCCCCGTCGCCATCGTGGCCCGCAGCGCGCTGTCGACGGTGCTGCGTCGAGGGATCACCGGCTCGCGCTCGATGGGCGGCAACGAGGTCTTCGATGTGCGCACCCGCCTGCAGCAGACCGCGCGATTCGTCTGA
- a CDS encoding aminoglycoside 3'-phosphotransferase: MSIPTDSVEVPIQVRALAEGAELTPVWVNGIGGLTFRTDDGRYIKWGPRNAESSFAAEAERMAWAGAYTPVPRVLAHGADGTTEFLVTAALEGESAVARRWRADAATAVRAVGEGLRALHDALPVGRCHFRWDVPSRITNAASRGIRVPASLITPPPIDLLVVCHGDACCPNTLVGDDGRWSGHVDLGALGVADRWADIAVAAMSTEWNYGPGWDDTLIEAYGVEPDRERLEYYRELWDAT; this comes from the coding sequence ATGTCGATCCCCACCGACTCGGTCGAGGTGCCGATCCAGGTGCGCGCCCTTGCGGAGGGCGCAGAACTGACCCCGGTCTGGGTGAACGGCATCGGCGGCCTGACCTTCCGCACCGATGACGGGCGCTACATCAAGTGGGGTCCGCGCAACGCGGAGTCGAGCTTCGCCGCCGAGGCGGAGCGGATGGCGTGGGCGGGTGCGTACACCCCTGTGCCCCGGGTGCTCGCGCACGGGGCCGACGGAACGACGGAGTTCCTCGTGACGGCGGCGCTCGAGGGCGAGAGCGCGGTGGCGCGCCGCTGGCGGGCGGATGCGGCGACCGCGGTCCGCGCCGTCGGCGAAGGGCTCCGCGCCCTGCACGACGCGCTCCCGGTGGGTCGCTGCCACTTCCGGTGGGATGTACCCAGCCGCATCACGAATGCCGCGAGTCGCGGCATCCGAGTCCCCGCCTCGCTCATCACACCGCCGCCGATCGACCTGCTCGTCGTCTGCCACGGCGACGCCTGCTGCCCCAACACACTCGTCGGCGACGACGGACGCTGGAGCGGCCACGTCGACCTCGGCGCCCTCGGGGTCGCGGATCGCTGGGCGGACATCGCGGTGGCGGCGATGTCGACGGAGTGGAACTATGGCCCTGGGTGGGATGACACGCTCATCGAGGCCTACGGGGTCGAGCCCGACCGCGAGCGCCTCGAATACTACCGAGAGCTCTGGGACGCGACATGA
- a CDS encoding ABC transporter ATP-binding protein, giving the protein MQDASFRIDPGERVLLLGASGSGKTTLLHGLAGVLGGDEEGESEGALLIDGVPAARARGRAGLVLQDPDSQVILARVGDDVAFGCENLGIPRGEIWPRVEAALDAVGLDVPLDRPTKALSGGQKQRLALAGVVAMRPGLLLLDEPTANLDPAGVEEVREAVRRVLDATGSTLVVVEHRVQVWLPLVDRVIVLGQGGVVADGSPAAVLGARGAELAAAGVWVPGLPPAHPAPPAGRPGEVLLRADDVSVGRVRGVAVAAGLSLEVPAGAVTAITGPNGAGKSTLGLTLAGLLPPVRGKVAAAANLADGIAAAPIDWTSRQLLSRIGMVFQEPEHQLLETTVRAELEVGPRALGLAPDEMDARVDDLLERLRLAPLARANPYTLSGGEKRRLTVAAALASRPRVLVLDEPTFGQDARTWAELVAILAELRDAGSAIVTITHDEEVVRALHARTFALDGAS; this is encoded by the coding sequence GTGCAGGATGCCTCGTTCCGCATCGACCCCGGAGAACGGGTGCTGCTGCTCGGCGCCTCGGGCTCCGGCAAGACGACGCTGCTGCACGGCCTGGCCGGGGTGCTCGGCGGCGACGAGGAGGGCGAGTCCGAGGGCGCGCTGCTGATCGACGGCGTCCCCGCCGCACGGGCGCGGGGGCGCGCGGGACTCGTGCTACAGGATCCCGACTCGCAGGTGATCCTGGCGCGCGTGGGCGACGACGTCGCGTTCGGATGCGAGAACCTCGGCATCCCGCGCGGGGAGATCTGGCCGCGGGTCGAGGCGGCGCTGGACGCCGTGGGGCTGGACGTGCCGCTGGACCGCCCGACCAAGGCGCTCTCCGGCGGACAGAAGCAGCGCCTCGCGCTGGCCGGCGTCGTCGCCATGCGCCCGGGACTGCTGCTGTTGGACGAGCCGACGGCCAATCTCGACCCGGCCGGGGTCGAGGAGGTGCGCGAGGCGGTCAGACGTGTGCTGGATGCGACCGGTTCGACGCTGGTCGTGGTCGAGCATCGCGTGCAGGTGTGGCTGCCGCTCGTGGACCGGGTAATCGTGCTCGGGCAGGGCGGTGTGGTGGCCGACGGCTCGCCCGCGGCGGTGCTCGGTGCCCGGGGCGCGGAGCTCGCCGCGGCGGGGGTCTGGGTTCCCGGGCTGCCGCCGGCGCACCCGGCTCCACCCGCGGGTCGTCCGGGCGAGGTGCTGCTGCGCGCCGATGACGTCTCGGTCGGGCGCGTGCGGGGGGTGGCCGTGGCAGCCGGACTCTCGCTGGAGGTGCCGGCGGGTGCGGTCACGGCGATCACGGGTCCGAACGGCGCGGGCAAATCGACGCTCGGCCTCACCCTGGCCGGGCTGCTCCCGCCCGTGCGCGGAAAGGTCGCCGCGGCGGCGAACCTCGCCGACGGCATCGCGGCCGCGCCGATCGACTGGACGTCGCGCCAGCTGCTGTCCCGCATCGGCATGGTCTTCCAGGAGCCCGAGCACCAGCTGCTGGAGACGACCGTCCGGGCCGAGCTGGAGGTCGGGCCGCGCGCGCTGGGGCTGGCCCCCGACGAGATGGACGCCCGGGTCGATGACCTCCTCGAGCGGCTGCGCCTGGCGCCGCTCGCCCGGGCGAACCCGTACACGCTGTCCGGCGGCGAGAAGCGGCGGCTCACGGTCGCGGCGGCGCTGGCCAGCCGGCCGCGCGTGCTGGTGCTGGACGAGCCGACGTTCGGTCAGGATGCCCGCACGTGGGCGGAGCTCGTGGCGATCCTCGCCGAGCTGCGCGACGCGGGGTCGGCCATTGTGACGATCACGCATGACGAAGAGGTGGTGCGCGCCCTGCATGCGCGCACCTTCGCACTGGACGGTGCGTCATGA
- a CDS encoding enoyl-CoA hydratase/isomerase family protein — protein MSDSLLYTVEDGLARIILNRPARLNAFDDELAEAWDAATADAVDRDDVGAILVGASGRHFCAGGDVMAMAMSGMHGSDITRLAGVINRGITALTGSAKPVVASAQGTTAGGGLGILLATDYAVVGESSRLGSLYANIGLTPDLSVSAQLARAVGERRALQLVLQDRMLSAEEALEWGLIAEVVADDQVEARAEAIARFWLDGAFAAYGQAKRLVRDGSRSEFAHQIDAEAQSIGTFLDTPEAQARIAAFAAASTRRSAEKETR, from the coding sequence ATGAGCGATTCTCTGCTGTACACCGTCGAGGACGGCCTGGCCCGCATCATCCTGAACCGTCCCGCGCGCCTCAACGCGTTCGACGACGAGCTGGCGGAGGCGTGGGATGCCGCGACCGCCGACGCGGTCGACCGCGACGACGTCGGGGCGATCCTGGTCGGCGCATCCGGACGCCACTTCTGTGCCGGCGGTGACGTCATGGCGATGGCCATGAGCGGGATGCACGGCTCGGACATCACGCGGCTGGCCGGCGTCATCAACCGCGGCATCACCGCGCTCACCGGTTCGGCCAAGCCCGTCGTCGCCTCGGCGCAGGGCACCACAGCCGGCGGTGGCCTGGGCATCCTGCTCGCCACCGACTACGCGGTGGTCGGGGAGAGCTCGCGGCTCGGCAGCCTGTACGCGAACATCGGGCTCACCCCGGACCTGTCCGTCTCCGCACAGCTGGCGCGCGCCGTCGGCGAGCGGCGGGCGCTGCAGCTCGTGCTGCAGGATCGGATGCTGTCCGCCGAGGAAGCCCTCGAGTGGGGCCTGATCGCCGAGGTCGTCGCCGACGACCAGGTGGAGGCTCGCGCCGAGGCAATCGCGCGATTCTGGCTGGACGGAGCCTTCGCGGCCTACGGCCAGGCCAAGCGGCTCGTCCGCGACGGCTCGCGCTCGGAGTTCGCCCACCAGATCGACGCCGAGGCGCAATCGATCGGGACGTTCCTGGACACCCCCGAAGCACAGGCCCGGATCGCCGCGTTCGCCGCCGCATCGACCCGCCGTTCCGCCGAGAAGGAGACCCGATGA
- a CDS encoding DUF488 domain-containing protein, with protein sequence MELRVKRVYEPATPDDGWRVLVDRLWPRGLTKERAAVDLWAKDAAPSTELRKAYHHDGLDWAEFAEAYRAEVAGNPAIADLRAAIAGHDVVTLLYGVHDPDRNHALLLREALLG encoded by the coding sequence ATGGAGCTGCGAGTGAAGCGGGTCTACGAACCTGCGACCCCCGACGACGGATGGCGCGTACTGGTCGATCGCCTCTGGCCGCGCGGGCTCACCAAGGAGCGCGCCGCTGTGGACCTGTGGGCGAAGGACGCCGCGCCCTCCACCGAGCTGCGTAAGGCCTACCACCACGACGGCCTGGACTGGGCGGAGTTCGCCGAGGCGTACCGCGCCGAGGTCGCGGGCAACCCCGCCATCGCCGACCTGCGGGCTGCGATCGCCGGGCATGACGTCGTCACGCTGCTGTACGGCGTGCACGACCCCGATCGCAACCATGCCCTCCTCCTGCGCGAGGCCCTCTTGGGCTGA
- a CDS encoding energy-coupling factor transporter transmembrane component T family protein: MTLLETRARTGAIARINPVAKLGASALIAIPLILTLDWVSAATALLLEALLLPFAGLGWREFWTRTWPVWLAAPLTALTIALYGEASGQVYVDWFVVRVSEGSLELALATFFRVLAIALPSVVLFVTVDPTDLADGLGQVLRLPSRFVMGALAGLRMIGLFLDDWRAMELARRARGVADAGRLRRFLGMAFALLVLSIRRGSKLATAMEARGFGADGERTWARESRFGAREWALMGIGLAISLIAVTAAVLAGTWNFVLGPSA, from the coding sequence ATGACACTTCTGGAGACCCGCGCGCGGACGGGAGCGATCGCCCGCATCAATCCGGTCGCCAAGCTGGGGGCATCCGCTCTCATCGCGATCCCGCTGATCCTGACCCTCGACTGGGTCTCGGCCGCGACAGCTCTGCTGCTGGAGGCTCTGCTGCTGCCGTTCGCGGGGCTCGGCTGGCGCGAGTTCTGGACGCGCACCTGGCCCGTGTGGCTGGCCGCGCCGCTGACGGCGCTCACGATCGCGCTGTACGGCGAGGCGTCGGGGCAGGTCTACGTCGACTGGTTCGTGGTGCGCGTCAGCGAGGGCTCGCTCGAGCTTGCACTCGCGACGTTCTTCCGCGTCCTCGCGATCGCGCTGCCCTCGGTGGTGCTGTTCGTGACGGTCGATCCGACCGACCTGGCCGACGGCCTGGGGCAGGTGCTCCGGCTGCCCTCGCGCTTCGTCATGGGGGCTCTGGCCGGCCTGCGCATGATCGGGCTGTTCCTGGACGACTGGCGCGCTATGGAGCTCGCGCGCCGTGCGCGGGGGGTGGCGGATGCCGGCCGCCTGCGTCGCTTCCTCGGGATGGCGTTCGCGCTGCTCGTGCTCTCGATCCGGCGCGGCTCGAAGCTCGCGACCGCGATGGAGGCGCGCGGCTTCGGTGCGGACGGCGAGCGGACGTGGGCGCGCGAGTCGCGGTTCGGCGCACGCGAGTGGGCGTTGATGGGCATCGGCCTCGCGATCTCGCTCATCGCCGTGACGGCCGCGGTCCTCGCCGGCACGTGGAACTTCGTTCTCGGCCCCTCGGCCTGA
- a CDS encoding SDR family NAD(P)-dependent oxidoreductase, with protein sequence MEITGTSALVTGGASGLGLATARRLAAAGAVVTIIDLPSSAGADIAAELGGSFAPADVTDPAQVAAAVEIAAQAGPLRVVVNCAGIAPPAKVLDREGNPAPLADFERVVRVNLVGTYNVISQASAAMARTDADAATGDRGVIVNTASVAAFDGQIGQPAYSASKGGVHAMTLPIARELARYGIRVLTIAPGIMETPMLKGLPQAAQDSLGQQVPYPSRLGRPDEYAQLVMSIVENGYLNGETIRLDGAIRMAPR encoded by the coding sequence ATGGAAATCACCGGAACCAGCGCCCTGGTCACGGGCGGCGCGAGCGGTCTCGGCCTGGCCACCGCCCGTCGCCTCGCGGCTGCAGGAGCGGTCGTCACGATCATCGACCTGCCCTCGTCGGCGGGCGCGGACATCGCCGCCGAGCTCGGCGGATCGTTCGCCCCGGCCGATGTCACCGATCCGGCGCAGGTCGCCGCGGCCGTCGAGATCGCCGCCCAGGCGGGTCCGCTGCGGGTCGTCGTCAACTGCGCGGGGATCGCCCCGCCGGCCAAGGTGCTCGACCGCGAGGGCAACCCGGCGCCGCTCGCCGACTTCGAGCGCGTCGTGCGGGTCAACCTCGTCGGCACCTACAACGTCATCTCCCAGGCCTCCGCCGCAATGGCACGCACCGACGCGGATGCCGCGACCGGCGACCGGGGCGTCATCGTCAACACGGCCAGCGTGGCGGCGTTCGACGGGCAGATCGGTCAGCCCGCCTACTCCGCGAGCAAGGGCGGCGTGCACGCGATGACGCTGCCGATCGCCCGCGAGCTCGCCCGCTACGGCATCCGCGTGCTCACCATCGCGCCCGGCATCATGGAGACCCCGATGCTCAAGGGCCTGCCGCAGGCCGCGCAGGACTCCCTGGGTCAGCAGGTGCCCTACCCGTCGCGTCTCGGCCGCCCCGACGAATACGCTCAGCTCGTGATGAGCATCGTCGAGAACGGCTACCTGAACGGCGAGACCATCCGTCTCGACGGCGCGATCCGCATGGCACCGAGGTAA
- a CDS encoding D-alanyl-D-alanine carboxypeptidase family protein: MTHDDAPAPSRRMLRQQTDAGASGIPSGVLTVESDALPPAPLPPASDLSGGRPPKKAPAAPRVAFGWVDEASVLSLTRATPALENSTAPYVPVTADLLSDAPRRSPWRPGVLVPVGIIALLLGGYSATTLLWPLHSVAPEITAVAVQPVAAPVTTPAWPAVGSAAVEVAGIDGVTASTTDADTIASITKVVTALLVLDRMPLALGEQGPEYAFTGADRTRYWSYRANGESALDVPVGGTLTQYQLLEGMLIGSANNYADRLAGNLWPNDRVFASAAQSWLETHGVPGVTIVDPSGIEMGNVASPEALIPLAERALANPVIAEIVAKQSVELPGAGLVENTNGLLVDPGVLGIKTGSLDRYNLLSAKTITVGDTAVRLYASVLGQPDDATRVEASRALYAQLEQELQLRPSVTADTLAGTVKTLWGAKANVLTAADADVILWNGGVGEVTTTYALDDSRKAGDTVGSLSVRGPLDSTTVDLRLSDDIDGPSPWWRLTHPLDLFGLNG, from the coding sequence GTGACCCACGACGACGCCCCCGCGCCTTCGCGACGTATGCTGCGACAGCAGACGGATGCCGGGGCCTCCGGTATCCCGTCAGGTGTGCTCACCGTCGAATCCGACGCACTGCCCCCTGCACCGCTGCCGCCCGCCTCCGACCTGTCCGGCGGACGCCCGCCGAAGAAGGCCCCGGCCGCGCCGCGCGTGGCCTTCGGCTGGGTGGATGAGGCATCCGTCCTCTCGCTCACCCGCGCGACTCCCGCGCTCGAGAACAGCACCGCGCCGTATGTGCCCGTCACGGCCGATCTGCTCTCCGACGCGCCCCGCCGCTCGCCGTGGCGCCCCGGCGTGCTCGTCCCCGTCGGGATCATCGCGCTGCTGCTGGGCGGCTACTCGGCCACGACGCTCCTCTGGCCGCTGCACTCGGTCGCACCCGAGATCACCGCGGTCGCGGTGCAGCCTGTGGCCGCACCCGTGACGACTCCGGCATGGCCGGCCGTGGGAAGCGCCGCCGTCGAGGTCGCCGGCATCGACGGCGTCACCGCGTCCACGACCGACGCCGACACGATCGCCAGCATCACCAAGGTCGTCACCGCGCTGCTGGTGCTCGACCGGATGCCGCTCGCGCTCGGCGAGCAGGGGCCGGAGTACGCCTTCACCGGCGCCGACCGCACGCGGTACTGGAGTTACCGGGCCAACGGCGAGTCCGCACTGGACGTGCCGGTGGGCGGCACGCTGACCCAATACCAGCTGCTGGAGGGCATGCTGATCGGCTCGGCCAACAACTATGCCGACCGGCTCGCCGGCAACCTCTGGCCCAACGACCGGGTCTTCGCCAGTGCGGCGCAGAGCTGGCTGGAGACGCACGGCGTGCCCGGGGTGACGATCGTGGATCCGTCCGGCATCGAGATGGGCAACGTCGCGAGCCCGGAGGCGCTGATCCCGCTCGCCGAGCGGGCCCTCGCCAACCCGGTGATCGCCGAGATCGTCGCCAAGCAGTCCGTCGAGCTGCCCGGCGCGGGGCTCGTCGAGAACACCAATGGGCTGCTCGTCGACCCCGGCGTGCTCGGCATCAAGACCGGGTCGCTGGATCGGTACAACCTCCTCTCCGCCAAGACCATCACGGTCGGCGACACCGCCGTGCGCCTCTACGCCTCCGTGCTCGGCCAGCCCGACGACGCGACCCGTGTCGAGGCCTCGCGCGCGCTGTACGCCCAGCTCGAGCAGGAGCTGCAGCTGCGCCCTTCGGTGACGGCTGACACTCTCGCCGGAACAGTCAAGACGCTGTGGGGTGCGAAGGCGAACGTGCTCACCGCGGCGGATGCCGACGTGATCCTCTGGAACGGTGGCGTGGGCGAAGTCACCACGACCTACGCCCTGGACGACAGCCGGAAGGCCGGCGACACGGTCGGCTCACTGTCGGTGCGCGGACCGTTGGACTCGACGACCGTCGATCTGCGGCTCTCCGACGACATCGACGGCCCGTCGCCCTGGTGGCGGCTCACGCACCCGCTGGACCTCTTCGGCCTCAACGGCTGA
- a CDS encoding ECF transporter S component produces MSVSTPTSASKDELSARRGWGSIVWRWRVVDIVVASVIGVASGLIFLLWNIGYLGPKAILEPLLPGLQGLLDGPWLFAGVLGALIIRKPGAAIYTEVLAAVVSALIGNQWGGFLTLEAGFIQGLGAEAIFLLFFYRRWSLPVAILAGAGAALAGGINNLLLWYAGADVTFTVVYLASTVVSGAVIAGGLSWVLARGIAATGALNRFASGQEVQARV; encoded by the coding sequence ATGAGTGTTTCCACGCCCACGTCCGCTTCGAAGGATGAGCTTTCCGCACGCCGCGGATGGGGGTCGATCGTCTGGCGGTGGCGGGTCGTCGACATCGTCGTGGCCAGCGTCATCGGAGTCGCGTCCGGGCTGATCTTCCTCCTCTGGAACATCGGCTACCTCGGCCCGAAGGCGATCCTCGAGCCCCTCCTGCCCGGCCTGCAGGGCCTGCTGGACGGACCCTGGCTGTTCGCCGGAGTGCTCGGCGCACTGATCATCCGCAAGCCGGGTGCCGCCATCTACACCGAGGTGCTCGCCGCGGTCGTCTCGGCGCTCATCGGCAACCAGTGGGGCGGCTTCCTCACGCTCGAGGCGGGCTTCATCCAGGGCCTCGGCGCGGAGGCCATCTTCCTGCTCTTCTTCTACCGCCGCTGGAGCCTGCCGGTCGCGATCCTCGCCGGTGCCGGGGCCGCCTTGGCCGGTGGCATCAACAACCTGCTGCTCTGGTACGCGGGCGCCGACGTCACGTTCACCGTGGTCTACCTCGCCAGCACCGTCGTGTCCGGCGCGGTCATCGCGGGAGGACTCTCGTGGGTCCTGGCACGGGGCATCGCCGCGACCGGGGCACTCAACCGCTTCGCGTCGGGGCAAGAGGTCCAGGCGCGCGTGTAG
- a CDS encoding SDR family oxidoreductase — MTDKPLSGKTILMSGGSRGIGLAIALRAAADGANIALLAKTDTPHPHLAGTVHSAAEEIRAAGGNALPIVGDVRNDDDITEAVLKTQGEFGGIDIVVNNASVIDLSGSLDLGAKKYDLMQDVNVRGTFMLSRAAVPILRESANPHILSLSPPLNLNPKWFGAHTGYTLAKYGMTMATLGIAAEFAKDGIAANTLWPRTTIATAAVQFVLGGDQLMKVSRTPEIYADAAYQVLIQPARDYSGQTLIVEDVLEAAGVTDFSGYAAVPGTPDERMYPDIFLD; from the coding sequence ATGACCGACAAGCCGCTCTCCGGCAAGACCATCCTGATGTCCGGCGGCAGCCGCGGCATCGGACTGGCGATCGCCCTGCGCGCCGCCGCGGACGGCGCGAACATCGCGCTGCTCGCCAAGACCGACACCCCGCATCCGCATCTCGCCGGCACCGTTCACTCGGCGGCCGAGGAGATCCGGGCGGCCGGCGGCAACGCCCTGCCGATCGTCGGCGACGTGCGCAACGACGACGACATCACCGAGGCCGTACTCAAGACCCAGGGCGAGTTCGGCGGCATCGACATCGTCGTGAACAATGCGTCGGTCATCGACCTGTCCGGCTCACTCGACCTCGGAGCCAAGAAGTACGACCTGATGCAGGACGTCAACGTGCGCGGCACGTTCATGCTCTCGCGCGCGGCCGTGCCGATCCTCCGGGAGAGCGCGAACCCGCACATCCTGTCGCTGTCGCCGCCGCTGAACCTCAACCCGAAGTGGTTCGGGGCGCACACCGGCTACACGCTGGCCAAGTACGGCATGACGATGGCGACGCTCGGCATCGCCGCGGAGTTCGCGAAGGACGGCATCGCCGCCAATACGCTGTGGCCGCGCACGACGATCGCCACGGCCGCGGTGCAGTTCGTCCTCGGCGGCGATCAGCTCATGAAGGTGAGCCGTACGCCGGAGATCTACGCCGATGCCGCGTACCAGGTGCTCATCCAGCCCGCCCGCGACTACTCGGGGCAGACCCTGATCGTCGAGGACGTGCTGGAGGCCGCGGGAGTGACCGACTTCTCCGGCTACGCCGCGGTGCCGGGTACACCCGACGAGCGGATGTACCCGGACATCTTCCTCGACTGA
- a CDS encoding SRPBCC family protein translates to MTQIRGTVTRIDGRPNLILTRHFAASAAEIWRELTVSDRLERWIGRWEGDPASGTVDFFMTAESADATAEQYAILECDPPRRFAGDTSMGAGAWHLWFELHEDAAGTTLTFGQRLNPGEDVGSIGPGWEYYLDRLVAAHDGKDVATVAWDDYYPALKDAYQALAP, encoded by the coding sequence ATGACGCAGATCCGCGGAACCGTGACCCGCATCGACGGGCGGCCGAACCTCATCCTCACCCGCCACTTCGCCGCGTCGGCGGCGGAGATCTGGCGCGAACTGACCGTGTCCGACCGGCTCGAGCGCTGGATCGGGCGCTGGGAGGGCGACCCCGCGAGCGGCACGGTCGACTTCTTCATGACGGCCGAGTCGGCGGATGCCACGGCCGAGCAGTACGCGATCCTCGAGTGCGATCCGCCACGGCGATTCGCCGGCGACACGTCGATGGGCGCCGGGGCATGGCATCTGTGGTTCGAGTTGCACGAGGACGCCGCCGGCACGACCTTGACCTTCGGGCAGCGCCTCAACCCCGGCGAGGACGTCGGCTCGATCGGTCCGGGCTGGGAGTACTACCTCGACCGGCTCGTCGCCGCGCACGACGGCAAGGATGTCGCCACGGTCGCGTGGGACGACTACTACCCCGCCCTCAAGGACGCCTATCAGGCACTCGCACCCTGA